A window of Corallococcus macrosporus DSM 14697 contains these coding sequences:
- a CDS encoding DUF2378 family protein, translating into MPPQPLEADAVRELRLRCALATPGDTARGMFFRGILDTVRRIGGSGMEQLCRQSLPEKRYVDFFSYPISQFLPLAYQAAGLLAGHCGGMAAAHRVMGQKAAHDFLESVAGRTMLMLAYDEPRLLLGQLPAGFLAAVSYGERSMVWTGPRGGRFVMKRDFMPAAYHEGVLRAALEAVGARDLVVQGRELGLLDTEYALSWR; encoded by the coding sequence GTGCCGCCACAGCCCCTGGAAGCGGACGCCGTGCGCGAGCTGCGGCTGCGCTGCGCGCTGGCCACCCCCGGCGACACCGCGCGCGGCATGTTCTTCCGGGGCATCCTGGACACGGTGCGGCGCATTGGCGGCTCCGGCATGGAGCAGCTTTGCCGACAATCCCTGCCAGAGAAGCGCTACGTCGACTTCTTCAGCTATCCCATCTCCCAGTTCCTGCCGCTGGCCTACCAGGCGGCCGGCCTGCTCGCCGGGCACTGTGGCGGCATGGCCGCCGCCCACCGCGTCATGGGCCAGAAGGCCGCGCACGACTTCCTGGAGTCCGTCGCGGGCCGCACCATGCTGATGCTCGCCTACGACGAGCCGCGGCTGCTGCTCGGGCAGCTCCCCGCCGGGTTCCTCGCGGCGGTGAGCTACGGCGAGCGGAGCATGGTGTGGACGGGGCCTCGCGGTGGCCGCTTCGTCATGAAGCGGGACTTCATGCCGGCCGCCTACCACGAGGGCGTGCTGCGCGCCGCCCTGGAGGCTGTGGGCGCGCGCGACCTCGTGGTGCAGGGCCGTGAGCTGGGCCTGCTCGACACGGAGTACGCGCTGTCCTGGCGCTGA
- a CDS encoding helix-turn-helix transcriptional regulator, translating into MGEAARGARLRAGLTQADVAERVGIAAEVYGRMERGKMMPSVPTLFRLCLALRLSADVGLGLATAASVGAALWEGDSGHRDQLPEMRKVLRSLRRMSRSQLNLMNQVAAAILPER; encoded by the coding sequence GTGGGGGAGGCTGCGCGCGGGGCTCGGCTGCGCGCGGGGCTCACGCAGGCGGATGTCGCGGAGCGTGTGGGCATCGCGGCGGAGGTCTATGGGCGCATGGAGCGGGGGAAGATGATGCCCAGCGTGCCCACGCTGTTCCGCCTGTGTCTGGCGCTGCGCTTGTCGGCGGACGTCGGGCTGGGGCTCGCCACGGCGGCCAGCGTCGGCGCCGCGCTCTGGGAAGGGGACTCCGGGCACCGGGACCAACTGCCGGAGATGCGGAAGGTGCTCCGGTCGCTGCGGCGCATGTCGCGAAGTCAGCTCAACCTGATGAACCAGGTCGCGGCAGCCATCCTGCCTGAGCGGTAG
- a CDS encoding DUF4150 domain-containing protein codes for MSKVYANGRSIIHKGSGNTHTSAAPDVCKVPTPGGPVPAPFVNSAQDAMLTKGSKSVTINGHPVALTSSELSVSSGDEPGTAGGLISSKFKGKLAWGSGSVDVKIEGKGVVRYLDVTLHNGNSFNTAFMSNGHNGTGFAYGDDFKGACIICQKDPDSHAVMELPEQSLAIANEILQKLKAREAEWATVHQGIITKEAQLKRLLEGTNPPPKQATLDERRAEIQKLEVKRKGLEGHRRADSTGYMFGVMVCRDGERFAAMSGGEVPPGFIAIAEAHGCTVIGEAATLEDFLALNPRCAAGDTEAIRKLTKRWDATETSVADKKAGYNNKPGTCAGAKLIGKSGHVANSMTEMFFAFPSARKLAYPVLYRGPSEYSPPKVRAVGPDGMGAGAWKPPSVAAVVAALNEGRSVEADGERVDMRRKSGETVLSCQSCQDTLFMVRCDIEVQKCR; via the coding sequence ATGAGCAAGGTCTACGCCAACGGCCGTTCCATCATTCACAAGGGGAGCGGCAACACGCACACCTCGGCGGCCCCCGACGTCTGCAAGGTGCCGACGCCCGGCGGGCCAGTGCCCGCGCCCTTCGTCAACTCCGCCCAGGACGCAATGCTCACCAAGGGCAGCAAGAGCGTCACCATCAACGGCCACCCTGTGGCGCTGACCAGCTCCGAGCTGAGCGTCAGCTCCGGCGATGAGCCGGGGACGGCGGGCGGCCTCATCTCCTCCAAATTCAAGGGGAAGCTGGCCTGGGGCAGCGGCAGCGTGGACGTGAAGATTGAGGGCAAGGGCGTCGTGCGCTACCTCGACGTCACCCTCCACAACGGCAACTCGTTCAACACCGCGTTCATGTCGAATGGGCACAACGGGACGGGCTTCGCCTACGGCGACGACTTCAAGGGCGCGTGCATCATCTGCCAGAAGGACCCGGACAGCCATGCGGTGATGGAGCTTCCGGAGCAGAGTCTCGCCATCGCTAACGAGATTCTCCAAAAGCTCAAGGCACGCGAGGCCGAGTGGGCCACGGTCCATCAGGGAATCATTACAAAGGAAGCCCAACTCAAGCGCCTTCTCGAGGGCACGAATCCACCGCCAAAACAGGCGACCCTGGATGAGCGAAGGGCCGAAATTCAGAAACTCGAGGTGAAGCGCAAGGGACTTGAGGGCCATCGACGGGCGGACTCTACCGGATACATGTTTGGCGTCATGGTGTGCCGCGACGGCGAGAGGTTCGCGGCGATGTCGGGTGGCGAGGTGCCTCCTGGCTTCATCGCCATCGCCGAGGCTCACGGATGCACCGTTATTGGCGAGGCCGCAACGCTGGAGGACTTCCTTGCCCTCAATCCAAGGTGTGCCGCGGGAGACACTGAGGCCATCAGAAAGCTCACCAAGCGGTGGGACGCTACGGAGACGTCAGTCGCCGATAAAAAAGCAGGATACAACAACAAGCCTGGAACTTGCGCGGGCGCCAAACTCATCGGCAAGAGCGGCCACGTCGCGAATTCCATGACGGAGATGTTCTTCGCCTTTCCCAGCGCCAGGAAGCTGGCCTACCCAGTACTCTATCGCGGCCCCTCCGAATACTCCCCGCCCAAGGTTAGAGCAGTGGGACCTGACGGCATGGGGGCGGGGGCATGGAAGCCTCCAAGTGTCGCGGCGGTCGTCGCTGCCCTCAATGAAGGTAGAAGTGTCGAGGCCGATGGGGAACGCGTTGATATGCGACGCAAGTCGGGTGAGACCGTGCTTTCCTGCCAGTCGTGTCAGGACACACTTTTCATGGTTCGGTGTGACATCGAGGTGCAGAAATGCAGATGA
- a CDS encoding SMI1/KNR4 family protein, with the protein MQMTWSKLLEAPPPLSMPGLLSFMERWKPGSTQDFKPATADQIAALAKPHGGLNALPHVYREFLETMGASTGSLRLTFGTTSISALLEDREDLQRERPDARQYLRFTIGEEEEFNSTGRRDTDDIFELFRPTPDGRDAAIIRIHEEDLVRGKGEVERPFPTFSDWLRTIIVSRIVFDAEPENQTEYYSLGRKPETPAKTYDFLTRLGFSLTELGASSEVVPLEHTEYGAIALIRAPTASIPRTGLRLRARDKAQQRILVEVISDHEEELSGG; encoded by the coding sequence ATGCAGATGACCTGGTCGAAGCTTCTTGAGGCCCCCCCGCCCTTGTCGATGCCGGGCTTGCTTTCGTTCATGGAGCGATGGAAGCCCGGTAGCACCCAGGACTTCAAGCCGGCCACTGCCGACCAGATTGCCGCCCTGGCCAAGCCGCATGGAGGGCTCAATGCGCTGCCTCACGTGTATCGCGAGTTTCTGGAGACGATGGGCGCATCGACTGGCAGCCTGCGGTTGACGTTCGGCACAACCTCTATTTCGGCGCTGCTGGAGGACCGCGAGGACCTGCAACGGGAACGGCCGGATGCTCGCCAGTATCTCAGGTTCACCATTGGCGAGGAGGAGGAGTTCAATAGTACCGGGAGGCGCGACACGGACGATATCTTCGAACTCTTCCGTCCAACACCCGACGGACGGGACGCGGCAATCATCCGCATTCACGAAGAGGACCTGGTCCGTGGAAAGGGGGAGGTAGAGCGACCCTTCCCAACCTTCTCCGACTGGCTGCGAACAATCATTGTATCCAGAATCGTCTTTGATGCCGAACCGGAGAATCAAACGGAGTACTACAGCCTTGGGCGGAAACCTGAGACTCCGGCCAAAACATACGACTTTCTCACGCGCCTGGGATTCTCGCTCACCGAACTCGGGGCCTCGTCAGAGGTGGTTCCTCTGGAGCACACAGAGTATGGCGCGATTGCCCTTATCCGAGCACCTACAGCATCAATTCCGCGTACGGGACTGAGATTGCGTGCGCGTGACAAGGCACAGCAGCGGATTCTGGTGGAAGTCATCAGCGACCACGAGGAGGAGTTGAGCGGTGGTTGA
- a CDS encoding CARDB domain-containing protein produces MSRNHCVPTLTALFLLTGCEGAVPQEAPAHVDTMAFQRQAGVETGLDLSVVDLVASCEATALTLSAGIKNEAPFGIAGSTAAVYAGAPGAGGVRLGTVSVPFLVGGETFPFSLSFTVPEGTTEVVVVADEDAAYPEDDEENNFASMTFDIPCATNQAPVASCQDVTVVANESCQGVASIDNGSFDPDSFPGPFSTVQLPAGPYGLGTTAVELQVSDGLLTNACSANVTVVDASAPTPGANQGLVILPEAGSDYVLVSLADCAAPAVDNCGGTLDLDASATIVRVTSDESNDALSLLRLLACEDIKLSPDRKSAMVRAESALLGNGRVYNFTYVVQDASGNSATGTCNVKVPALLGNPAIDSGVRYCQGDGCPSGSKYPGLLCSLL; encoded by the coding sequence ATGTCACGGAATCATTGCGTCCCCACGCTCACCGCGTTGTTTCTTCTGACGGGCTGTGAGGGCGCCGTTCCCCAGGAGGCTCCGGCCCATGTCGACACGATGGCGTTTCAGCGCCAGGCGGGCGTCGAGACGGGCCTGGACCTGAGCGTGGTGGACCTGGTCGCCTCGTGCGAGGCCACGGCGCTGACCCTCTCGGCGGGCATCAAGAACGAGGCGCCCTTCGGCATCGCGGGCTCCACCGCGGCCGTCTACGCGGGGGCGCCGGGCGCGGGCGGCGTGCGGCTGGGCACCGTCAGCGTGCCCTTCCTGGTGGGGGGGGAGACGTTCCCCTTCTCGCTGTCGTTCACGGTGCCGGAGGGCACCACGGAGGTGGTCGTCGTCGCTGACGAGGACGCCGCGTACCCGGAGGACGACGAGGAGAACAACTTCGCCTCCATGACCTTCGACATCCCCTGTGCCACCAACCAGGCGCCGGTGGCGAGCTGCCAGGACGTCACCGTCGTCGCGAACGAGTCGTGTCAGGGCGTGGCCAGCATCGACAACGGCTCCTTCGACCCGGACAGCTTCCCGGGGCCCTTCTCCACGGTGCAGCTCCCCGCGGGCCCGTACGGGCTGGGCACCACGGCCGTGGAGCTCCAGGTCTCCGACGGCCTGCTCACCAACGCGTGCTCGGCGAACGTGACGGTCGTCGACGCCAGCGCCCCCACCCCGGGCGCCAACCAGGGCCTGGTCATCCTGCCGGAGGCGGGCTCCGACTACGTGCTGGTGTCCCTGGCGGACTGCGCGGCGCCGGCCGTGGACAACTGCGGCGGCACGCTCGACCTGGATGCGTCCGCCACCATCGTCCGCGTCACCTCCGACGAGTCCAATGACGCCCTGTCCCTGCTGCGGCTGCTGGCGTGCGAGGACATCAAGCTGAGCCCGGACCGCAAGTCCGCGATGGTGCGCGCCGAGTCGGCGCTGCTGGGCAACGGCCGCGTCTACAACTTCACCTATGTCGTGCAGGACGCGTCCGGCAACAGCGCCACCGGCACCTGCAACGTGAAGGTGCCCGCGCTGCTGGGCAACCCCGCCATCGACTCGGGCGTGCGGTACTGCCAGGGTGACGGCTGCCCCTCGGGCTCGAAGTACCCCGGGCTGCTCTGCTCGCTGCTGTGA